One window from the genome of Desulforamulus ruminis DSM 2154 encodes:
- a CDS encoding Rne/Rng family ribonuclease: MLKEIVINVREEETRVAVLEDKIPVEVYIERSPNQRLVGNIFKGRVENVLPGMQAAFVDIGLEKNAFLYVEDAQPTRNPEGGNNPGITVNIGDILKQDQEIIVQIVKEPIGTKGPRVTTHITLPGRYLVLMPTVDYIGISRRIESEKERERLKDLANRIKPEGMGAIVRTVAESVSEEEFRQDILLLSKLWRKIQSKASNSPAPNLLHRDLELIQRILRDVFSEDVDRLTLDSRSEYDKVLEILDISDPKLKLKVFLDERENIFEDYGISVELEKALKRKVWLKCGAYLVIDQAEALTAVDVNTGKFVGSTNLEDTVLKTNLEAAVEIARQLRLRNLGGIIIVDFIDMAEEEHRNLVLATLEEEIKKDKTKTNILGITQLGLVEMTRKKVRPSLSEVLQKHCPYCEGRGKVLSEETVSIHLKTQICQMAKQTIADTILVEANPIVASRLIGAGGTNLRELEQKTGKNLYIRGSATHHLEEVSIKPLSDSDEIVSQTLPVKAGEVIEVKVEETHISNTHDGIARLDGFIIDVEGGGGLIGEVVSVEVVKVHRTYAKARLV; this comes from the coding sequence ATGTTAAAAGAAATTGTAATTAACGTACGGGAAGAGGAAACCCGAGTGGCTGTCTTGGAGGATAAGATCCCGGTGGAGGTTTACATAGAGCGGTCGCCCAATCAGCGCTTGGTGGGCAACATTTTTAAGGGCCGTGTGGAGAATGTTCTGCCGGGCATGCAGGCTGCCTTTGTTGACATCGGTCTGGAAAAAAACGCCTTTCTCTATGTGGAAGACGCTCAACCCACCCGGAACCCCGAAGGGGGAAACAACCCCGGAATAACGGTAAATATCGGCGACATCCTTAAACAGGATCAAGAGATTATTGTGCAAATCGTCAAGGAACCCATTGGTACCAAAGGTCCTAGAGTCACCACCCATATTACCCTGCCCGGAAGGTATCTGGTGCTGATGCCCACGGTGGATTATATCGGCATATCCCGGCGCATCGAGTCGGAGAAGGAACGGGAAAGATTAAAGGATTTGGCCAACCGGATCAAGCCGGAAGGAATGGGAGCCATTGTACGCACGGTGGCGGAAAGTGTCAGCGAGGAAGAATTCCGGCAGGATATTTTATTACTGAGCAAACTCTGGCGCAAGATTCAAAGCAAAGCCTCCAACAGTCCGGCACCCAATTTGCTGCACCGGGACCTGGAATTGATCCAACGGATATTGCGGGATGTTTTCAGTGAAGATGTTGACCGTCTGACCCTGGATTCCCGAAGTGAATACGATAAAGTTTTAGAGATTTTAGATATTAGCGACCCGAAATTAAAGTTAAAGGTTTTTTTGGATGAACGGGAGAATATTTTTGAGGATTATGGAATTTCCGTTGAATTGGAAAAGGCTTTAAAAAGAAAGGTTTGGCTTAAATGCGGGGCTTATCTGGTGATTGATCAGGCCGAAGCCCTTACGGCTGTGGATGTGAATACCGGGAAATTTGTGGGCAGTACCAATCTGGAAGATACGGTTTTAAAAACCAACCTGGAAGCCGCAGTGGAGATTGCCAGGCAGCTCAGGCTGAGAAATCTTGGCGGCATTATTATCGTTGATTTTATTGATATGGCTGAGGAAGAACACCGGAATTTGGTGCTGGCAACCCTGGAAGAAGAAATTAAAAAGGATAAAACCAAAACCAACATCCTGGGCATTACTCAACTGGGTCTGGTGGAAATGACCCGTAAAAAGGTACGGCCTTCCCTGTCGGAGGTACTGCAAAAACACTGTCCCTACTGTGAAGGGCGGGGCAAGGTGCTGTCCGAAGAAACGGTCAGCATTCATTTAAAGACCCAGATCTGCCAGATGGCGAAACAAACTATCGCCGATACCATTCTGGTGGAAGCCAATCCCATTGTGGCCTCCAGGTTAATCGGCGCCGGCGGAACCAATCTAAGGGAACTGGAACAAAAAACAGGGAAAAATTTATACATCCGGGGTTCAGCAACCCACCATTTGGAGGAGGTAAGCATCAAACCCCTGTCGGACTCCGATGAGATCGTTTCTCAAACGCTGCCGGTAAAGGCCGGAGAAGTGATTGAAGTGAAGGTGGAGGAAACGCACATATCCAATACCCATGACGGCATCGCCAGACTGGACGGCTTTATTATTGATGTGGAAGGCGGGGGCGGTTTGATTGGCGAGGTGGTTTCGGTGGAAGTGGTAAAGGTTCACCGGACCTACGCCAAAGCCAGACTGGTTTGA
- the rplU gene encoding 50S ribosomal protein L21, translating to MYAVVVTGGKQYKVQEGDTLYIEKLNAEPGQKVELTEVLLVEKDGQVKVGTPKVEGAKIVLDVVRHGKGQKIIVFKYKPKKNYRRKKGHRQPFTQVVVEKIEA from the coding sequence TTGTACGCAGTAGTTGTGACTGGTGGGAAACAGTACAAGGTTCAGGAAGGCGACACCCTGTACATTGAGAAACTGAACGCAGAGCCAGGTCAAAAGGTTGAATTAACCGAAGTTCTTCTGGTTGAGAAGGACGGCCAGGTGAAAGTTGGCACTCCGAAGGTGGAAGGGGCAAAGATTGTCCTGGATGTTGTCCGTCACGGAAAAGGCCAGAAAATTATTGTTTTTAAATATAAACCCAAGAAAAATTACCGCCGTAAGAAAGGCCATCGTCAGCCTTTTACCCAGGTGGTTGTTGAAAAGATTGAAGCTTAA
- the rpmA gene encoding 50S ribosomal protein L27, translated as MAHKKGVGSSRNGRDSQAKRLGVKEGDGKFVSAGSILVRQRGTKIYPGDNVGRGGDDTLFAMADGVVKFERKGRDKKQVSIVVPEIAAQ; from the coding sequence ATGGCTCATAAGAAAGGGGTGGGGAGTTCACGGAACGGTCGGGACTCCCAGGCCAAACGGCTCGGCGTAAAAGAAGGTGACGGCAAGTTTGTTTCTGCCGGCAGTATCCTTGTTAGACAACGGGGTACCAAGATTTATCCGGGTGATAATGTGGGTCGCGGCGGGGATGATACATTGTTCGCCATGGCCGACGGTGTGGTTAAATTTGAACGTAAAGGCCGGGATAAAAAGCAGGTTAGCATTGTTGTACCGGAAATCGCCGCTCAGTAA
- a CDS encoding sensor histidine kinase has translation MEMKGLLEVIQVQRHDFLNHLQVISGLLQLNKGERVRDYIKQVCVEYEKLSRITRLKSTEVKAVLLIACNEAAKYQVELVFDIDTDLKSLEAPGEVVGNALEHCINHAVKFLSPPQVTDRRIKLSISEGDKKITIKLGFPGVPVEVVQEAKKQMELSRYLEPHGSIKLAVTEKDAEIYMIFPKTKA, from the coding sequence ATGGAAATGAAGGGACTTTTGGAAGTAATTCAAGTACAAAGGCATGATTTCTTAAACCATTTACAGGTGATTTCCGGCCTGCTCCAACTGAATAAGGGCGAAAGGGTCAGGGATTATATCAAACAGGTTTGTGTGGAATACGAGAAATTAAGCAGGATTACTCGTTTAAAATCTACGGAAGTAAAAGCCGTTTTATTAATTGCCTGTAACGAGGCGGCTAAATATCAGGTGGAGCTTGTTTTTGACATTGATACAGACCTGAAGTCCCTGGAAGCTCCCGGTGAGGTGGTTGGCAATGCCCTGGAACACTGTATCAACCATGCCGTCAAATTTCTGTCTCCGCCGCAAGTTACCGACCGCAGGATAAAATTAAGCATTAGTGAAGGAGACAAGAAAATCACCATCAAGCTGGGTTTTCCGGGAGTTCCGGTGGAAGTGGTCCAGGAAGCCAAGAAACAAATGGAATTATCACGCTATCTGGAACCCCATGGCAGCATTAAGCTGGCCGTAACGGAGAAGGATGCGGAAATATATATGATTTTTCCAAAAACAAAGGCTTAG
- the obgE gene encoding GTPase ObgE, which translates to MFYDRAKIYVKGGDGGNGCIAMRREKYVPFGGPWGGDGGRGGDVLFKADEGLNTLVDFRYKKHFKADRGQHGMGRNMNGAAGDDLIVRVPTGTIIREAETGRIIADLVEDGQEIRIAKGGRGGRGNVRFASGVNKAPRIAEKGEPGEEFWVELELKLIADVGLIGFPNAGKSTFISMVSAAKPKVADYPFTTLAPNLGVVSVGLDHSFVLADIPGLIEGASQGVGLGHEFLRHTERTRLLVHVVDTAGTEGRDPVEDIKIINRELELYDSKLAQRPQIIAANKMDIKPQAEENLARLKEEFGDQYEIYPISSAINQGLDVIIRRVAQLLEQIPKQEPVQPDVDERLTVFSPEERYKVQRDYDGNWRITGKEIERHVAMTYLEEEESVERLQRIMRVMGLERELVDSGVKEGDIVRIGNWEFEWTQ; encoded by the coding sequence ATGTTTTATGACAGAGCCAAAATTTATGTTAAAGGCGGCGATGGCGGCAACGGTTGCATTGCCATGCGCCGGGAAAAATATGTACCCTTTGGGGGACCCTGGGGCGGTGACGGCGGCCGTGGAGGAGATGTTTTGTTTAAAGCCGACGAGGGCTTAAATACCCTGGTGGATTTTCGTTATAAAAAGCATTTTAAGGCGGACCGGGGACAGCACGGGATGGGGCGCAACATGAACGGCGCCGCAGGGGATGACCTGATCGTCCGGGTCCCAACGGGAACCATTATCCGGGAGGCGGAAACCGGACGGATCATTGCCGATCTGGTGGAAGACGGCCAGGAGATTCGCATTGCCAAGGGAGGCCGCGGAGGCCGCGGCAATGTTCGTTTTGCATCGGGTGTGAATAAAGCACCCCGAATTGCCGAAAAAGGAGAACCTGGAGAGGAATTCTGGGTTGAACTGGAATTAAAGTTGATTGCGGACGTCGGTTTGATCGGCTTTCCCAATGCCGGTAAATCCACCTTTATTTCTATGGTATCCGCCGCCAAGCCCAAAGTGGCCGACTATCCCTTTACAACCCTGGCACCCAACCTGGGAGTTGTGTCTGTTGGCCTGGATCATAGTTTTGTACTGGCGGATATCCCCGGTCTCATTGAAGGTGCCTCCCAGGGAGTGGGCCTGGGACATGAATTCTTAAGGCATACCGAGCGAACCCGACTGCTGGTGCATGTGGTGGATACTGCCGGAACCGAAGGCCGGGACCCCGTTGAGGACATCAAAATTATTAACCGGGAACTGGAACTTTACGATTCTAAACTAGCCCAAAGGCCTCAGATTATTGCTGCCAATAAAATGGACATTAAGCCCCAGGCCGAGGAAAATCTGGCCCGTCTTAAGGAAGAATTTGGGGATCAGTATGAAATCTATCCCATCTCTTCGGCCATCAACCAAGGGCTGGATGTGATCATTCGCCGGGTTGCCCAATTGCTGGAACAAATTCCTAAACAAGAGCCGGTGCAGCCGGATGTGGATGAAAGGCTCACGGTCTTTTCTCCTGAGGAACGTTATAAGGTGCAAAGGGATTATGACGGAAACTGGCGGATTACCGGCAAGGAAATTGAGCGTCATGTGGCCATGACCTATCTGGAAGAAGAGGAATCAGTGGAACGTTTACAACGTATTATGAGAGTGATGGGACTGGAACGGGAATTGGTTGACTCCGGGGTCAAGGAAGGAGATATTGTCCGCATTGGGAACTGGGAATTTGAGTGGACGCAATAA
- the sfsA gene encoding DNA/RNA nuclease SfsA: MSGRNNQTGETVIPLPELTEAVFLERKNRFAGLVEVAGRPYYAHVPSSGRMRELLFPGNPVYITPMPPGKRTQYRIHLARCGETLVSVDSLLPNRLMYKVLAGGVMEEFAGYEEIKKEVAYGQSRFDLYLRGNPGRCLIEIKSVTLVEDGTAKFPDAPSQRGAKHLLELAQAVKEDYRAAVIFVVQRDDARIFSPNLAADPHFTRCLHQAVSQGVEVYALYSEVTTNIVRLKGHLSIQLG, translated from the coding sequence TTGAGTGGACGCAATAACCAGACCGGAGAAACCGTCATTCCACTGCCGGAGCTGACTGAAGCGGTATTTCTGGAAAGAAAAAACCGTTTTGCGGGACTGGTGGAAGTAGCAGGGAGGCCCTATTACGCTCATGTTCCGAGTTCCGGTAGAATGAGGGAACTGCTTTTCCCGGGCAATCCCGTTTACATCACGCCCATGCCTCCGGGCAAACGGACACAATACCGCATCCATCTTGCCCGTTGTGGAGAAACGCTGGTTTCCGTGGATTCACTGCTGCCGAACCGGCTGATGTACAAGGTTCTGGCCGGTGGAGTCATGGAGGAATTTGCAGGCTATGAGGAAATAAAAAAAGAAGTGGCTTATGGGCAAAGCCGTTTTGATCTCTATCTTAGAGGGAATCCCGGAAGGTGCTTAATTGAGATAAAATCCGTTACCCTGGTGGAGGATGGCACGGCCAAATTTCCGGACGCTCCTTCCCAGCGAGGAGCCAAACATCTTCTGGAGTTGGCCCAGGCCGTTAAGGAAGATTACCGGGCAGCAGTCATCTTTGTGGTCCAGCGGGACGATGCCCGGATCTTTTCTCCTAACCTGGCCGCAGACCCGCACTTTACCCGATGCCTCCATCAGGCCGTCTCACAAGGAGTTGAAGTTTATGCTCTGTACAGCGAGGTAACCACCAACATCGTTCGCTTAAAAGGGCATCTATCTATTCAGCTAGGGTAA
- a CDS encoding flavin reductase family protein has translation MKEDVKYNDYLKEVLEQLPKGAFLTVKDGDKLNTMTIGWGTIGFIWQKPVFMIMVRQSRHTYQILENAREFTVSIPVKRDLKKELAFCGTKSGRDIDKFKECNLTPERGKVVETPIIGECDLHYECKIIYQQSMEPALAAPNIKKLAYPKGDYHGMYYGEIVACYLKE, from the coding sequence GTGAAAGAAGACGTCAAGTACAATGACTATCTTAAAGAGGTCCTGGAACAATTACCGAAAGGAGCCTTTTTAACCGTAAAGGATGGGGACAAATTAAACACCATGACCATCGGCTGGGGAACCATCGGCTTTATCTGGCAAAAGCCGGTTTTTATGATCATGGTCCGACAATCCAGACATACCTACCAAATTTTGGAAAATGCCAGGGAATTTACCGTAAGTATACCGGTAAAAAGGGATCTCAAAAAAGAATTGGCCTTCTGTGGAACCAAATCGGGACGGGATATCGACAAGTTTAAAGAATGCAACCTTACCCCGGAGCGGGGAAAGGTGGTAGAGACCCCCATTATTGGCGAATGCGATTTGCATTATGAGTGCAAAATAATTTACCAGCAGTCCATGGAACCGGCTTTAGCAGCCCCAAATATCAAAAAACTGGCTTATCCCAAAGGGGATTATCATGGAATGTATTATGGTGAAATCGTGGCCTGCTATCTCAAAGAGTAG
- a CDS encoding GerW family sporulation protein: MDNRRRRGGVGGGEGNEPNKGAGKGSGAGAKINAGALIVIQEGEAKVYSLSQKGTLEKIAEMIPEAITKFTRRKRVRIPVRVAFKIPRAAAKSLAEALAAAKNRVLFSDSVRSLSSTL; encoded by the coding sequence ATGGATAATAGAAGACGGCGAGGGGGCGTTGGCGGGGGCGAAGGAAACGAGCCGAACAAAGGCGCTGGGAAAGGCAGCGGAGCCGGGGCAAAGATCAATGCCGGCGCTTTGATTGTAATTCAGGAGGGGGAAGCCAAGGTTTATTCCCTGAGCCAAAAAGGGACTCTTGAAAAAATTGCGGAAATGATTCCTGAAGCGATAACCAAGTTCACCAGGAGAAAGCGGGTACGGATCCCGGTTCGCGTAGCGTTTAAAATTCCAAGGGCCGCTGCCAAAAGTTTGGCGGAGGCCCTTGCTGCAGCAAAGAACCGAGTCCTTTTTTCGGACTCGGTTCGATCTTTGTCCTCTACTCTTTGA
- a CDS encoding heavy metal translocating P-type ATPase has product MAYLFIKHHLPGRVRLAVPLLRNRKGLCRQLESFLTLLPEIHSSKANPLTGSVLIHYRPRSFSPRSLLFITGNYLNQAAGQRSEAAAAFCGGQASLAPGDEKKVPVKTMAPDELPIPLQVAQVTLGALVLSVLTLRKFLGKKGHGHGGRGFNFCSAATLLAAYPIMRSGIKGIVQEKRLNNDLLISVATLVALMMGEGITALVVVWLINLSELLQSYTLDRSRRAIRKLLTSKNEQAWLLVDDTQVAVPVDRLNPGDIVVVHPGGKIPVDGKVLSGTAAVNQAPITGESLPAHKNQGDFVYAGTVVEQGSIHIYAEKVGDKTALARIIHLVEEAGNKKASIQNLADAYSYKIVPLSLLLASLVFLVTRDIHRTMTILIVACPCAAGLATPTAISAAMGNAASRGILIKGGCYLEAAGRLDTVLFDKTGTLTEGCPEVSTYASLDDHYTPEQIVAIAAAGEMHTNHPLAQAVIEKARQIKEEIPAYQDKELIIGKGLKFNLNGQQILVGNDRLMAEEQIDISRGEHFAKNMSGRGESIIFVVREQKLLGLIGVRDTLRKQSKYAIQKLKATGVKDIGLISGDNFHCAQSVGQGLGLTSVWSNMLPEDKVKVVQEKQRKGLVVAMVGEGINDSPALAAADIGIAMGVKGTDVAVESADVVLSGDDPAKVAQLIQLSRRTLQVIHQNFAFAIGANALGITLGTLKIISPFAAALLHNASTLAVVINSTGLITYKKKNLKKRLSS; this is encoded by the coding sequence ATGGCTTATCTATTTATTAAACATCATCTCCCGGGAAGAGTTCGGCTAGCAGTGCCCCTGCTGAGAAATAGAAAAGGATTGTGCCGGCAGTTGGAAAGCTTTTTAACCCTTTTACCGGAAATACATAGTAGCAAAGCAAATCCGCTTACCGGTTCCGTGCTTATACACTACCGCCCCCGGAGTTTTTCTCCTCGCTCTTTGCTTTTTATTACAGGAAACTATTTAAATCAGGCTGCCGGCCAACGATCGGAGGCCGCAGCAGCCTTCTGCGGTGGTCAGGCCTCGTTGGCCCCCGGCGATGAAAAAAAAGTGCCGGTTAAAACAATGGCCCCTGATGAACTGCCCATTCCTTTACAGGTGGCCCAGGTGACTCTGGGAGCCCTTGTTTTGTCGGTACTCACCCTGCGTAAATTCTTGGGTAAAAAGGGACATGGACACGGTGGAAGGGGATTTAATTTCTGTTCCGCAGCTACCTTGTTGGCCGCCTATCCCATTATGCGCAGCGGGATTAAAGGCATTGTGCAAGAAAAAAGGCTAAACAACGACCTTTTAATCAGTGTTGCCACCTTGGTAGCACTGATGATGGGGGAAGGGATCACCGCACTGGTGGTGGTCTGGCTGATTAATCTTAGTGAATTACTACAGTCTTATACCCTGGACCGCTCCCGCAGAGCCATCCGGAAACTGCTTACCAGTAAAAATGAGCAGGCCTGGCTGCTGGTTGACGATACCCAGGTAGCCGTTCCGGTAGATCGTCTAAATCCCGGCGATATTGTTGTGGTTCACCCGGGCGGAAAAATCCCGGTGGATGGCAAGGTTCTTTCCGGTACTGCGGCGGTAAACCAGGCGCCCATTACCGGCGAGTCCCTGCCGGCACACAAAAATCAGGGAGATTTTGTCTATGCCGGCACGGTGGTTGAGCAGGGTTCCATCCATATTTACGCGGAAAAGGTTGGAGACAAAACGGCGTTGGCCAGAATTATTCACCTGGTGGAAGAGGCCGGCAACAAAAAGGCTTCCATCCAGAATCTGGCGGATGCTTATTCTTATAAAATTGTCCCGCTTTCCTTATTACTGGCTTCTCTGGTTTTCCTGGTTACCAGGGATATCCACCGTACCATGACCATCCTTATTGTGGCTTGTCCCTGTGCCGCAGGTCTTGCCACTCCTACCGCCATCAGCGCCGCTATGGGAAATGCGGCCAGCAGAGGCATCTTAATTAAGGGAGGATGTTATTTAGAAGCGGCAGGCAGGCTGGACACCGTTCTTTTTGACAAGACCGGTACCCTTACGGAGGGTTGCCCGGAAGTAAGTACTTACGCTTCCCTGGATGACCATTACACTCCGGAACAAATTGTTGCCATTGCGGCAGCCGGCGAAATGCATACAAACCATCCCCTGGCCCAGGCTGTTATTGAAAAAGCCCGGCAAATAAAAGAAGAAATCCCCGCCTATCAGGATAAAGAACTGATCATTGGCAAGGGTTTAAAGTTTAATCTAAACGGCCAGCAGATCCTGGTGGGCAATGACCGCTTAATGGCAGAAGAACAAATTGATATCAGCCGGGGTGAACACTTTGCCAAAAATATGAGCGGCCGGGGCGAATCCATTATTTTTGTGGTCCGGGAGCAAAAGCTCCTGGGGTTAATCGGGGTGCGGGATACCCTGCGTAAGCAGAGTAAATATGCCATACAAAAGCTGAAAGCAACCGGTGTAAAAGACATCGGCTTAATCAGCGGCGACAACTTCCACTGTGCTCAATCGGTGGGTCAGGGTCTGGGACTAACCAGTGTATGGTCGAACATGCTGCCCGAAGATAAGGTGAAGGTAGTTCAGGAGAAGCAGCGCAAGGGTCTGGTGGTGGCCATGGTGGGCGAGGGCATTAATGACTCTCCGGCCCTGGCGGCTGCGGATATCGGCATCGCCATGGGTGTCAAAGGCACCGATGTGGCCGTGGAATCCGCCGATGTAGTCCTGTCCGGGGATGACCCGGCGAAAGTAGCACAGTTAATCCAATTGAGCCGGCGCACCTTGCAGGTGATTCACCAGAATTTCGCTTTTGCCATCGGAGCCAACGCCCTGGGCATCACCCTGGGCACGTTAAAGATTATTTCTCCCTTTGCCGCAGCCTTACTTCATAACGCCAGTACACTGGCGGTGGTGATTAATTCCACCGGTTTAATCACCTACAAAAAGAAAAATCTAAAAAAACGCCTTTCTTCGTAA